A single Salmo trutta chromosome 14, fSalTru1.1, whole genome shotgun sequence DNA region contains:
- the LOC115208084 gene encoding sodium- and chloride-dependent GABA transporter 2-like, with translation MNPSFFLVGHRRKILLLIITVGGFFIGLVMVTEGGLYIFQLFDYYACSGMTLLLFSILHRRTPTRGTIPGTRSKA, from the exons ATGAATCCCTCCTTCTTCCTGGTTGGCCATCGGCGTaaaatcctcctcctcatcatcactgTGGGTGGCTTCTTCATCGGCCTGGTCATGGtcacagag GGAGGCCTGTATATCTTCCAGCTGTTTGATTACTATGCCTGCAGTGGGATGACTCTGCTTCTCTTCTCTATACTACA ccgcaggacgccaaccagAGGAACGATCCCAGGGACCAGGAGCAAAGCCTAA